The region AGCTTCCGCCAACCAGTACCTCTCCTCCGCCGGTTGCGCCCGAAGCGGTGAGGTGTGCGCCATCCTTCACCAGAACACGGTCACCCGTGGCTATAACCGAACCGCCCTTTCCGTCTGGCGAGGATGCATCAACCCTTCCGGCGACCGTCGCCGTGCCGCCCTCGGCATCAAGAATAATCCGACCCGCTTTCGACTGCAGGCTGGCGGTCTCAATAATACCGCTGTTGTTGACGGCTGATCGGGTCAATGCATTTGCCGCTCTTGCCGTCATAATCACACGGCCGCCATCGGCCTTGATCAATCCTTTATTTTCGGCCAGAGCGTCTACCGCTCCCTGATCCACCGTAAGGGTGATGAGCCCGTCACCATAAAAATCAAGAGATACCTGATTGCCTGCAGCCAGGGCCACGCTTCCTCCATGGGCCGTGACACGCCCCTCATTGGTTACTTTGGGGGCGATCAGCGCCACCACACCACCCGGCATAGCCGTTATGTTTCCCTGGTTGATAACTTGACCGGCACTGCCGCTGTTGCTGAATCTGTAACGTCCGGCAAGGAAGTCGCTGTCAAGCATATTGAGCGAAGATGCCACCAGACCGCCGACATCTACACGCGCTGTAGTGCCAAAGATGATGCCCGAGGGGTTAAGGAGGAATACCCGGCCGTTGGCCGAGAGCGAACCCATGATCTGGGTGGGGTTCTGGTCGGTGATGCGGTTGAGAACTGCTGATGAGCTGTTGGGCTGGTTAAAACGCACTCCGGCATCGGCACCGATGTTGAAGCTCTGCCAGTTGGCAATCATCTTCGGTGTGGACTGATCAACCGTCATCCGGTTGCTGCTGGTGGTAACAGTTCCGCCGCCGTAAGTGATCACACCGCCGGACGGAAGGGCTCCGGGATCAAGGCCATAGGCCATCTGGCCTGAAGCAAACAGCGCGATGAGAACCGCAAGGCTTTTCAGCCTCGATTTTGGAACACCTCCATTGGTCTTGACCTTCTCGGATACGACTATCCACCGCTCCTTCGTCTTCGACCAGATGACATTAAAAATTCTGTTCACGTTCGGGTGTTATCGGCTTTCATGAATTAAAACAACCCTCTGCCTGCGACCCATCAATAAAAACAATACTTTATTATATAAAGTGCCTTCATGTAACAATACACTTATAAAATATTCAGCAAATATCACGCCATACGGAATTACTCAAACAGGAGAGGCATCTCTATATCACTATTGTTCAATCTGTTGCGCAGCTTATGTCGTTTAACCGGATATCCGTATGCTCCATGGAATACCATAAATGCCTCAAAATGAGACAATCAATACGAGGATGAGCAATAAGTGATACGTTTTCCGATATTTTGGGAATCGGACAGAAGGGGGACGGAAATATTTCAGAGCAGGTGTTTTTGTACCGATAGCGGTAGAGTGCAGGGGAAAAGCCGACAAGAAGAAATATTCTTATTTATCTATTTTTTTTGTACATAAACGTCTGTATTACACATTCTATCCCTGATAGTTCTTCGATAGCTTACCTACAGAGAGTATGAATATACACCGGATTGCATAGTTCTCATGTTCGTCTCACTATTGTCTCATGTACCGCTCAAAAAGCTCCTGATTTACCGGACAGAACACCTTTAACCAATCAATCATGTGAAACGGGCGGGACACTATTGATTAATGAGCTATGTTGCCTGATAACAGAAGCGCCTACTTCAGCCGAAGAGAGAGACCGCTGCAGAGCAACCATGCCTCGGTGGCAATATTGGCGGCCTTCTGGTTTATGATCCCGGCTATATCCCGAAACTGTCGGGACATGGCATTATCGGGCACAATACCCATACCGACTTCATTGGACACAAGAATAATATCACAGGGGGGCTTGCTCAGAACATCAAAAAAAAGAGCGATCTGCTCATCAATCGCATGTTGATCGACAAGATGGTGCATCAGATTTGCCGTCCACACCGTCAGGCAGTCAAGCAGCACCAGATCGATTCCTTCTTTCAGATTCTGGAATGCACGCTGGGGAAAAAGCGGCTCCTCTACTGTCACAAACCGGTTGGACCGCTCCTCCTGATGTTTGCCGATACGACGCTGCATCTCTTCATCAAACGGTTCTGCCGTCGCAACAAACACCCGGTTCCGGTACCCGTTAGCCAGTTGCAGGGCGAATGTGCTTTTACCGCTTCTCGCCCCGCCAGTTACATATATTACCTTGTGCATCCTTAAAATATATAGTTACCCATAATCGGAATTTGTTCACGTGCTGGATTTATTGCTCGCAATATCCACTACCCAGCTCCGGGATTGATCCTGGACCCGAACCTTGATATGGAAGGTTTCACCCGGAGGATTTAAGATCTTGAAAGTTCGGGTTCCCGAATTGTAGCTTAACCATGACGGCAGCGGAGAACCGTTTAACAGGGTAACCCGCTCACCGCCAACGCCCTGTGTAAGACCGGTTTTAATCTCATCCGGAAGAGGAATAACCGTATTTACTGTTTGACGAACCAGCTTTCCGCCAAGAAAAACATTGATCACTCCGGTAAAGGGCGCCTGTGTGTCACTTCCCGGAGATGATCCTGTGACAGGAAGACTTGCCTGACTGATATCCGAAGTCATGCCCCCTCCGGTTGTCATCGCTACGGTGCTGCTGACATCACCACTCTTCATATCCGACAGGTTATCGAGGTTCATAACCGGGGCTAACTCGATTGAGCTGCCGACCGGAGCGACAGCCTGTGTATTGGTAACAGTTAAGGGCGCAACAGTTATGGATGCACTTGAAGCCGGAGCTGTCGTAGTGATCGGATTTGCGGGCATCAGGCTTGACACTGTTGCTCCTGCGGGCGAAGCAGGCGTTGCCTTAATAATCGGCAGAATTGTCTCTGATGCTGTGGTACTTTCTGTTTCAGTTACGGGTGCTTCACTGATATCAGCCGTCAGACCACTCTGCTGCTGCAGGTTGTAGTTTGCTGCATCCGCCCCGCTTATGGTGCTGCCTGTCACCGTCACACTCTTTCCTTTTCCAACATTCCTGTCTGCAAAGGTTCCTGCCGGTGTGCCGCCAAGCGTCACTACATCGCTGCCAAGCGGGGTTACCTTCGCTGTGCCCGTAAGTGTTGCCGTGGTCGTTGCATCATAGACCTTGTTCGATGCCGACAGGCCGCTCACCGTCAGATTCGCGCGGCTGATTTCAGCACTCAGAGCGCTCTGCTGCAGCAGGGTGTAGTTTGATGCGTCCCTACCGCTTATGGTGCTGCCTGTCACTGTCACACTTTTCTCTGTGCCAACATTCCTGTCTGCAAAGGTTCCTGCCGGAGTACCGCCCACAGTCACCACATCGCTGCCAAGCGGCGTCACCCTCGCCGTACCCGTAAGTGTTGCCGTGGTCGTTGCATCATAGACCTTGTTCGATGCCGACAGGCCGATCACCGTCAGATTAGCTCTGGTAATTTCGGCACTCAAAGCGCTCTGCTGCTGCAGGTTGTAGTTTGCTGCATCCGTACCGCTTATGGTGTTGCCTGTCACCGACACTGCTTTTCCTGCTCCAACATTCTTGTCTGCAAAGGCTCCTGACGGTGTGCCGCCAAGCGTCACCACATCGCTGCCAATCGGAGTTACCCTTGCCGTACCCGAAAGCGTTGCCGTGGTCGTTGCATCATAGACCTTGTTCGATACCGACAGTCCGCTTACCGTCAGATTCGCGCGGCTTATCGCATAGTTTTCCGTAGTCGTCGTGAAGTCACCGCCCCAACTGTAGTTCGCAGAATCCGTCCCTGTTATACCGCTTGCTTTCTGCTTGTAACTGCCGACTTTTGTATTACCGCTTGTACTCAACGATGCATTTACCAGCGTTCGCGTCACATCAACCACATCACCGGTGATCCTGTTATCCGTCACCGCACCATACACAAGCGAGTTTCCGTAGGTCGAACTTCCGTCGCCGATCGCCGTTACCTGGAGCTGCTTTTGATCGACCGTAAGCGTTTTTGAAACATAGGAGATGCCATATCCAAGCAGACTGGTCAATCCGGACTGACCGATTGTATGCGTACCTGCTGTATATTTACCGGATGAAGAGGTGGAACTGGATACACTTAATCCGCCTGATAACGCCTGTGCTTTGGTATCACTGTTTTGTTCTCCACTGATGGTGTAGTCGAGAGTTGGTGTTGTGCCATAGGTAATCGTTTCATTTGCAGCCGTAACGGTGACTGTCGGCTGTTCGCGGTAGATGGCGTTCTTGCCCGCAGCGAGAACAGTCGTATAATTCGATGCCGATTCATCGCTGTTGTAGCGGAAACGGCCTGTTCCCGTTCCGATGAATGCACTCAAACCGGTACTTCCGGAGATGCTTCCGGTATAGAAGGAAGCAATGCCGCCTGTTCCTAATGTTATCAACGGAGTGCCGGAAACAATGATGTTGCCACCCGTTGATGTCCCTGCCGCCGCCGATTTCCCGGCGTTCACCCTGATTGCTGTTGCCGAGCCATCCGTCGTGGAGAGATTGCCCGAAACCGTCAGGTCTCCGCTCAGGGTCGCAACATCAACCGTTCCTGATGCAGCAATGCCGGAAATAGTCAGTGCATTGGTATCAATGAGCGAAACAGCTCCGGCACTTGTCACGGTGACCGATGAAAAGTTATTCGAAGTATTATTGAAGGTCACAGTACCGCTCCCGGCAACAAACGTCACTGCTCCGGCTGTGGCTGTAACCACTCCGCTGCCACTGATGCTGCTGTTCGTGGTTGTCAGGGTTGTTCCTGCTCCTGCACCGAAAGTCGTAGCTCCGCTGTAGGAGTGAACTCCTGTGGTTTTTACCGAGCCTCCGTTTATAAAGAGCGATGTAGCTGAATCACCGGTGAACGATGCCAATGGCGTGGAGTTTCCAATCGTACCGCCAAGAGTGACACTTCCGGATCCGTTGATACCGAGCGCATATCCGCCATTGATAGTACCACTCAGAGTAAGTGCTGTACCGCTGTTCGATACAATACGGCTTCCACTGGCGAGCGTTATAAGGCCACCATAGGTCGATGCTGTTGTGGAGCTATTAGTAAGAGCTCCCGCTGTACCGCCGACACCAAGGCCGTTCAGCGTCAGCGCTTCATCTCCTATCGATATGCCGTTCAGGTCCAGCGTCGCGGTGTCTGATACCGTAACCCCGCCAGCTGTTGTGCCCATCGCCGAGCTATGACCAAGCTTCAACGTACCTGCGCTTACCGTCACCGCTCCACTGTAATCACTCGTCGTACCTGACAGGGTCAACGTTCCGTTGCCGCTCTTCGTCAAGCTTCCGGCGCCACTTATTTTCCCCCCGTACGTAAAGTCATTCGAACGATTGAACACAACTGCTCCCGAATTGCTCAACGTTCCGGTGTCGGATATTGAGCCGCTCGCTCCTCCTGATCCTATCGACAGCGTTCCCGTGCTTACCGTCGTTCCGCCGCTATACGTATTCGCTCCGCTCAACGACCACGTGCCTGTGCCGCTCTTTGTCAGTGTTCCCGTGCCGGTTCCGACTATACTCGCAATACTGCTTCCGCTTGCCGTTCCGCCAAGCGTCAACCCGAATCCGGAACCGGTTATCGTGCCGGTATTCGACAGGATTATGTTTCCATTTCCTGATACAATGCTGCTCGCACTTCCAAGTGTCAGCAACCCGCCATACGTTGCCGCTGTTCCGGAACTGTTGATTAATGCCCCATTCGTACCGACACCCAGGCCGTTCAGCGTCAGTGCTTCATCTCCTATCGATATGCCGTTCAGGTCCAGCGTCGCGGTGTCTGATACCGTCACCCCGCCAGCTGTTGTACCCATCGCCGAGCTATGACCAAGCTTCAACGTACCTACGCTTACCGTCACCGCTCCACTGTAATCACTCGTCGTACCTGACAGGGTCAACGTTCCGTTGCCGCTCTTCGTCAAGCTTCCGGCGCCACTTATTTTCCCCCCGTACGTAAAGTCATTCGAACGATTGAACACAACTGCTCCCGAATTGCTCAACGTTCCGGTGTCGGATATTGAGCCGCTCGCTCCTCCTGATCCTATCGACAGCGTTCCCGTGCTTACCGTCGTTCCGCCGCTATACGTATTCGCTCCGCTCAACGACCACGTGCCTGTGCCGCTCTTTGTCAGTGTTCCCGTGCCGGTTCCGACTATACTCGCAATACTGCTTCCGCTTGCCGTTCCGCCAAGCGTCAACCCGAATCCGGAACCGGTTATCGTGCCGGTATTCGACAGGATTATGTTTCCATTTCCTGATACAATGCTGCTCGCACTTCCAAGTGTCAGCAACCCGCCATACGTTACCGCTGTTCCGGAACTGTTGATCAATGCCCCATTCGTACCGACACCCAGGCCGTTCAGCGTCAGCGCTTCATCTCCTATCGATATGCCGTTCAGGTCCAGCGTCGCGGTGTCTGATACCGTCACGCCTCCCCCTGTTGTACCCAGTGCCGAGCTATGACCAAGCTTCAACGTGCCTCCGCTTACCGTCACCGCTCCACTGTAATCACTCGTCGTACCTGACAGGGTCAACGTTCCGTTGCCGCTCTTCGTCAAGCTTCCGGCGCCACTTATTTTTCCTCCGTACGAAAAGTCATCCGAACGATTGAACACAACTGCTCCCGAATTGCTCAACGTTCCGGTGTCGGATATTGAGCCGCTCGCTCCTCCTGCTCCTATCGACAGCGTTCCATCGCTTACCGTCGTTCCACCGGTGTATGTGTTCGTTCCTGAAAGGGTCAGAGTGCCCGAGCCCGCCTTCGTAATACCTCCCGTTCCGGACAACACGCCGCTGTATGTTCCTGAAGTGTTGTCTGAGTCTCCTATTGTCAATATATAGGAATCGAGTGCGGTCGAGCCTGCTCCTGTCAGTGAATCAATAACCTTGTTTCCTCCGATCGTAAACGATCCGGAATTTGCTACTCCCGAACTGGCAGCTATCGATCCCGTTGCATCAAGCGTTAAGGTCCCGTTACTGATCGTTGTTGCTCCGGTGTAGGTATTCACTCCGGAGAGTGTCACCGTTCCGGCTCCCGATTTGGTCAGAGCTTTGTTCGTACCGCCAAGAATAGCCGAAACCGTTGTGGTGCCACTGTCGTTGTTGATGAGGTAGCTGGTGCCGGTCAATACGCCGGTGGTGCCCGTTATGGAGCCATTGGTCAGGGTTACTGCGCCTATTGTGTCACTATATACCCCGATATCAAAAACAACTCCGCTTCCGTTGACTGTCACTCCTCCGCTCGAAAGTGCATTGTTTATCCCGTACTGCAATGTGCCCCCGCTTACCGTCGTCAATCCGGTATAGCTGTTAGCCGCTGACAGGATCAATGTCCCTGAATCAATTTTGGTCAGTGTCCGTGAAGATCCAGCTATTGCTTTGCTCACCGTGAGTGTACCTGTACCACCAAAAGTGGGGGTACCAGCGCCAAGCGTTATAGTCCCCTTGGTAGTTCCGCCCCAGCTTGCTGTGCCTGTAGTTATAAGCGTACCGATCAGTGACAGATCCTCATTGCTGATAGCGACATTGTTGATATTGAGGGTGCCTGTAGCACTGACTGTTGTCCCTTGATTTGAAGATCCTAATCCGGTCGAATTCGAAACAATGAGGGTTCCGGCGCTTATCGTTGTTGAACCTGAATAGGTATTATTACCTGACAGGGTCCATGTACCGGTTCCATCCTTGACGCAATTTCCGGTATTACTGTAAACGCCGGATAGCGTACATCCGACAACGCTTCCTCCAAAAGTCAGGATAGCGGTCGAATTTACGGTACCGGAAAGAGTAATCTGTGCATTCGCGGTATTCACTAAAATACTGGCTGGTGAATTCACCGTAATGGGACCTGAATAGGTCGTCGTTGACGAACCGCCGCCAACGGAAACAGCGGTGTTCGTCAGAGCTCCGGCTCCACTGTACCCCGTCCCGGCGATCGTCAATGGTTCAGGAAGAACAAGAGTATACCCGTTCAGGTCAAGTGTGGCTCCGGATATTACAGAGGTGTTACCAGCCGTTTTTCCAAGAGGACTATTGGCATCATTACCTGACGAACCAAGCTTGATTACGCCATTGCTGACAGTAGTCGTTCCCTGATAGGAGCTGACGCCAGACAAAATCAAAGTGCCGGTTCCCGATTTCGTAACCGATCTTGTTGAACCAGTAATATCAGAGATAGCTCCAGAGTACTCACCGCTGCCGCTGCCGACGTTAAACGTGGTGGTTCCTTTGCCTGAGATGTTTCCGTTTCCGCTTATGGTTCCACCCGCGTTCATCGTCAGATTCAGTGTGTATGATGAACTACTGGTGCCAATGTTTGCATTCAGCAGAATGTTGTTCGCGGCAGTAAGCGTCAGTGTTGGTGTACCGGTGTTCGTACTTTTCGTAATCGCACTGCTGACTGTAATATTTCCATCTTCAGATCCACCGCCTGTTGTTGTTACCGTTACACTGGTTCCTGCATTGAGTGAGGTCAGCAGTTGACCCGTACTGAGTATTGTCGAACCGGATGCATTCGGTGTCCAGATATTGGGATTTGCTCCACCCCATCCACCGCCTGCATCAGCAGAACCTGCGATTGTGACATTGTACGGGTCAAAGAGCCAGAGGCCGCTGCTTCCATTCAGCGCGGAAGCTCCGCCCTTTGATCCCTCTACATCCAGCCAGTGACCGGAAGTCTCGATTCTTCCACCGTCACCACTGTTGGCTCCGCCCTTCGCTTCAAAGGTACCGTAAGCACGGGTGACGGAGTCCGGGTTGGTCACGTCCGACCACGCTACCACGGTGCCGCCATTGCCGGTGTCGATGGCACTCGCTTCAAGCAGAGCTCCCGGCTCAACAATGGTGCCGGTCGCCTGACGAACCGAACTGGCGCTGTTCTGCCAGCTTCCGCCAACCAGTACCTCTCCTCCGCCGGTTGCGCCCGAAGCGGTGAGGTGTGCTCCAGCCTTCACCAGAACACGATCTCCCGTAGCAATCACCGAACCGCCCTTTCCGTCTGGCGAGGATGCATCCACTTTGCCGGCTATCATCGTCATGCCGCCCTCGGCGTCAAGAATAATCCGGCCGCCTCTCGCCTGCAGGCTTCTTGCCTCAATAATTCCGCTGTTGTTCACCACCGACTGAACCAGGGCATCGGCCGCTTTGGCCGTCATGATCACCCGGCCGCCATCAGCCTTGATCAATCCATTATTTTCGGCCAGGGCGTCTACAGCTCCCTGAGCAACCGTAAGGGTGATGAGTCCGTCTCCATGGAAATCAAGAGATACCTGATTGCCTGCAGCCAGCGCCACGCTTCCGCCAGGGGCCGTGACGCTCCCCTCGTTGGTTACTTTGGGGGCGATCAGCGCCACCACACCTCCCGGCATGGCCGTTATAGCTCCCTGATTGATAACTTGACCGGCACTGCCGCTGTTGCTGAATCTATACCTGCCGGAAAGGAAGTCGCTATCGAGCATATTGAGCGACGAGGCGACCAGACCACCGACATCAACACGTGCTGTACTGCCGAAAATAATGCCCGAGGGGTTAAGCAGGAATACCCGGCCGTTGGCCGAGAGCGAACCCATGATCTGGGTGGGGTTCTGGTCGGTGATGCGGTTGAGAGCTGCTGATGAGCTGTTGGGCTGGTTGAAACGCACTCCGGCACCGGCTCCGATGTTGAAACTCTGCCAGTTCGCAATCATCTGCGGTGTTGACTGGTTCACGGTCAACTGAGTGCCGCTGGTGGTAATGGTTCCCTCCCCGGAGGTGATCACACCGCCCGAAGGGAGGGAGCCGGGATCAAGGGCATAGGCCCGCTCTGCGGAGGCAAACAGCGCGATGAGAACCGCAAGACTTTTGAGCCTTGATTTGGGTACACCTCCATTGGTCTTGACCTTCTCGGAAACGACGATCCACCGCTCCTTCGATTTCGACCAGATGATGTTGAAAACCCTGTTCACTGTCGGTTATGTTGATGCAACCTTACACAACATGTTTATAACCCCTTCTGTTTTGTTCAACGTTGTGTTCCCTGAACCTTTCGCTCCACAAGAGCATCAACGTTGCGCAGGGAGAGCAGATGCGCATGAATCAGCGCCAGTGCGCCGCTGCGGAACAATTTTGTTACTTCGCTATCTGAAAGCTGTGCAAGCTTCTCCTCATCAACCACAAGCAGACCATTGAGTGCAATAGGGCTCCCTTCTGCCGGAGTCGCCTGCAGATCAACCGCTCTGATCAATCCATATTCGGCAAGCTGGGCGCCGAACTGCCGTGCCCGATCCATCTGAAGAAGATAGTCCTGAAGAAAAGCCTGGATTTCAAGCATTTTCGGTGCAGGCTCTCCATCCTCAAAAAGCGGAAGGCCACCCTCCAGATTAAAGCCGTCAAAATCCTCGTCAAAACAGACCGTGGTCTGACCCTCAGTACCGTCCGTGGTAATGAACGGGTAGCGTCTGATGTATGCCGGTATATAGCGGCCGTGCCAGGCACCCTCATCATCAACAAAAAGGTTTTCATTCTCCTCAAGCCCTAAAAGTGCGACAGGAAGAATGGCATTGTCGGAGGTATTGCTGAAAATAATCGGATAGAAACGGCCGGCATCAAAAAATTCTGCCGTTGCAAGCAGAACAGTCCGGGCTGATGCGGCATACCGGTATCCTTCCGGACTCGGGCTGACGGTCAGAGATGCATGAGCCTCCCTGTTAAGCGGAATCGGACGACTGTAAAACAGTGGCAGATTCTCAAGTGGTATATTTTGTTCCATTTTTATGGTCGGTTTATCTGGTTAACAACTACTCTTGTTTAAAATTTGTCTGCTGCTTTTGACAAGAAACTTTGTCAATGAGTGGTTCAGCTCTGCTTACTTGTTAAAATCAAAGGTTTAAAAGATATAATATACGTATAGTGAAAAGAAATACTGCAACCTTGCGTCTCACGAGCTAACACTCTTTGCTAAAAGGAGAAGAGTGCCATAAGCCACATACGGCTCTTGTCACTCCTGCCGTCCGAGTTATTTCCGGCAACGCTTCGTCCCGGATTATCTCCGATCACCCATGCCCAGCTTCCCCGTAATGTCAATCTCCCGTCAATAGCATAAGTGATACCGAATCCGGCTCCACGAAGCCAGTAACTGTTCAGATTGGTTGCTGTAGCCGGAATCTCCACCTCGTGCTTCTGGAGTCTGATATGTCCGGCATCATAGAACCCGCTGAACTGAAGACTTCCCCATCCCTTCGGGACTGGAGGCGAATATCGGATCTCAGCATTCAGCAACTCGCCTTCATCTCCTGAAGCCTCACTGATTGGATAGGCCCGAACACCGTTCGGCCCTCCAAGAGAGAATTTTTCACTGCTGTCAAGCAGGTCATCGGCTCTCTGGCCACTCACAGAAACATTGAGATTGATCTTCTCTGTCAGGCGCTGCTGGCGCATAACGGTAACATTCAGACGGGCATAACGGCCTTCGCCCCTGTTTGTAGCAGCGGCGGCGGCGAGCTGGTTGGCTTCATGCACGGTTCCGGCAGTCACCGCTACATTCAGGCTGCTGTATCCCCCGCCTAAAATCGTATCGTAATGGTCTGCGCTGGTCGTGAAGAGCACACTGTTTACCCTCTTGTGATGGAGTTCAATGTCATATTGACTATCGATAAGTGACTTGTTGCTGTACGAAATGCTCGTTATGATATTTCCCGCCCTGCTCCGGTGAATCGGATAACTCAATCCGGCGTCAATACTGCTGCTCTTTCCACCATATTGAAGGATCAGAAGATCACTTCCAAGCTCGTAGTTCATAGCGGTGTAGGCAAGGTTTCCCTTGAGTCCGTCATAACCAATGGGAAAGAGATAGCCGACACGTCCCTGACGCAGTCGTTCTCCCTCTGTCAGCAGTAAGGTTACCTGGTCACCGCAGCAGAAAGGGTCATCGAAAGAGAACATGGAGTTGGCTCGCCACTCCCCGGTGTAGAGATTGCCCTGATTATCAGTCCAGATAGATCCTGAAAACACAGGACCTTCAGCTACGGCAAGCTCTACTCCACTGGTGCCGGTCATGGTACCGGGAGAAAGGGAGGCCCGGGCTGAGATACCCGGCAGATCGCTGATGAGCAGCACCGAACGCTCAAGCGCACGCTCATTGATCGGCTTGCCTGCCTCCAGGGCGCTCTTGACAAAGCCTCGAAGTTTTTTATCGGATATTCTTACCTGTTTGTCGCGGTTTATGGTAAGGTTTCCGTCACTTTTACCCGGAGTAACGGCAATTTCAATAGTACCCATGGTGACATCCTGTTTGGGCAGATATGCCCGCGCAAGAAACCACCCCTTCTGCTTGAGATATGCAGTAACCTTCTCCGCTTCGCCGGACAGTTCTGCGAATGAGAGCTTTTTGCCGACAGCTCCCGCAACAACCGCCTGAAGCTCGGCTTCCGTTGCAAGACCTTCATAACCCGAAAAAACAAAAGCGTTAACATTGACACGCAGCGTACTTTCATCCGAAGGGGGCGCTTCCTTTACCGGCGCGGAAAAAGGCAATTGAGGAAGGTTCTGCATCTGATTCTGTTGATCACGCAAAATACTTCCGGCATCAGGAATTGGATTGGCGAAAAGAGGAGCTGAAGATAAGAGCAGCGATATTGAACCTATGGCAATGGCGACTGCGCGACACATAACGTGCTTATCGTAATGAAGATTATATCGTTCCGATAATTTCATCACAAAAGATCCTCCGGTTTTTGTTCAACAGAACATGTTAATAACGTCAGATTGTCAAGATGGTGTCAATAAAAACCGCCACCGGAACAACACCATTCATCAGCGAATTACAATCACTTTTAACTTCTAAATTTATGTGCAAATAGCGGGCCACTCTAATTACCAGAAAGAAACCATCACCGGAAAGCCCGAAATTCGCGGTCTGTAGGCCGTTCCATCACTATTTCAGCACTTCGCCATCCCCCGGAAGTGTCTCGATATCCATAACTGTCTCAATATGAGGCACATTATTGATTTATGAGCATATTGTGACACAATTCAAGACATTTACAGGCATCAGCCAAAGGAATCGAAAGAAGATATTCTCCCATATATTTCCTGTCAGCCGACGAATAAACAACAACAAAAGCCCACCAGCATAAGTCATATCTTACTTATCTATAGCTATTTAGAAACATCCAAAACAGGGTTTTCACTCAAAACACCATGAACGTTTAAACACCGAAGATCAATCGGGAAAATAAACGTATTTGTCTCATATTTGTCTCATATTCGTCTCATGTGTTCCGGATAAGAAGAGGGTTATCGTGCAGTAAATCTGGCATGAACGGTGACGTGATCGCG is a window of Candidatus Chlorobium masyuteum DNA encoding:
- a CDS encoding autotransporter-associated beta strand repeat-containing protein — encoded protein: MNRVFNIIWSKSKERWIVVSEKVKTNGGVPKSRLKSLAVLIALFASAERAYALDPGSLPSGGVITSGEGTITTSGTQLTVNQSTPQMIANWQSFNIGAGAGVRFNQPNSSSAALNRITDQNPTQIMGSLSANGRVFLLNPSGIIFGSTARVDVGGLVASSLNMLDSDFLSGRYRFSNSGSAGQVINQGAITAMPGGVVALIAPKVTNEGSVTAPGGSVALAAGNQVSLDFHGDGLITLTVAQGAVDALAENNGLIKADGGRVIMTAKAADALVQSVVNNSGIIEARSLQARGGRIILDAEGGMTMIAGKVDASSPDGKGGSVIATGDRVLVKAGAHLTASGATGGGEVLVGGSWQNSASSVRQATGTIVEPGALLEASAIDTGNGGTVVAWSDVTNPDSVTRAYGTFEAKGGANSGDGGRIETSGHWLDVEGSKGGASALNGSSGLWLFDPYNVTIAGSADAGGGWGGANPNIWTPNASGSTILSTGQLLTSLNAGTSVTVTTTGGGSEDGNITVSSAITKSTNTGTPTLTLTAANNILLNANIGTSSSSYTLNLTMNAGGTISGNGNISGKGTTTFNVGSGSGEYSGAISDITGSTRSVTKSGTGTLILSGVSSYQGTTTVSNGVIKLGSSGNDANSPLGKTAGNTSVISGATLDLNGYTLVLPEPLTIAGTGYSGAGALTNTAVSVGGGSSTTTYSGPITVNSPASILVNTANAQITLSGTVNSTAILTFGGSVVGCTLSGVYSNTGNCVKDGTGTWTLSGNNTYSGSTTISAGTLIVSNSTGLGSSNQGTTVSATGTLNINNVAISNEDLSLIGTLITTGTASWGGTTKGTITLGAGTPTFGGTGTLTVSKAIAGSSRTLTKIDSGTLILSAANSYTGLTTVSGGTLQYGINNALSSGGVTVNGSGVVFDIGVYSDTIGAVTLTNGSITGTTGVLTGTSYLINNDSGTTTVSAILGGTNKALTKSGAGTVTLSGVNTYTGATTISNGTLTLDATGSIAASSGVANSGSFTIGGNKVIDSLTGAGSTALDSYILTIGDSDNTSGTYSGVLSGTGGITKAGSGTLTLSGTNTYTGGTTVSDGTLSIGAGGASGSISDTGTLSNSGAVVFNRSDDFSYGGKISGAGSLTKSGNGTLTLSGTTSDYSGAVTVSGGTLKLGHSSALGTTGGGVTVSDTATLDLNGISIGDEALTLNGLGVGTNGALINSSGTAVTYGGLLTLGSASSIVSGNGNIILSNTGTITGSGFGLTLGGTASGSSIASIVGTGTGTLTKSGTGTWSLSGANTYSGGTTVSTGTLSIGSGGASGSISDTGTLSNSGAVVFNRSNDFTYGGKISGAGSLTKSGNGTLTLSGTTSDYSGAVTVSVGTLKLGHSSAMGTTAGGVTVSDTATLDLNGISIGDEALTLNGLGVGTNGALINSSGTAATYGGLLTLGSASSIVSGNGNIILSNTGTITGSGFGLTLGGTASGSSIASIVGTGTGTLTKSGTGTWSLSGANTYSGGTTVSTGTLSIGSGGASGSISDTGTLSNSGAVVFNRSNDFTYGGKISGAGSLTKSGNGTLTLSGTTSDYSGAVTVSAGTLKLGHSSAMGTTAGGVTVSDTATLDLNGISIGDEALTLNGLGVGGTAGALTNSSTTASTYGGLITLASGSRIVSNSGTALTLSGTINGGYALGINGSGSVTLGGTIGNSTPLASFTGDSATSLFINGGSVKTTGVHSYSGATTFGAGAGTTLTTTNSSISGSGVVTATAGAVTFVAGSGTVTFNNTSNNFSSVTVTSAGAVSLIDTNALTISGIAASGTVDVATLSGDLTVSGNLSTTDGSATAIRVNAGKSAAAGTSTGGNIIVSGTPLITLGTGGIASFYTGSISGSTGLSAFIGTGTGRFRYNSDESASNYTTVLAAGKNAIYREQPTVTVTAANETITYGTTPTLDYTISGEQNSDTKAQALSGGLSVSSSTSSSGKYTAGTHTIGQSGLTSLLGYGISYVSKTLTVDQKQLQVTAIGDGSSTYGNSLVYGAVTDNRITGDVVDVTRTLVNASLSTSGNTKVGSYKQKASGITGTDSANYSWGGDFTTTTENYAISRANLTVSGLSVSNKVYDATTTATLSGTARVTPIGSDVVTLGGTPSGAFADKNVGAGKAVSVTGNTISGTDAANYNLQQQSALSAEITRANLTVIGLSASNKVYDATTTATLTGTARVTPLGSDVVTVGGTPAGTFADRNVGTEKSVTVTGSTISGRDASNYTLLQQSALSAEISRANLTVSGLSASNKVYDATTTATLTGTAKVTPLGSDVVTLGGTPAGTFADRNVGKGKSVTVTGSTISGADAANYNLQQQSGLTADISEAPVTETESTTASETILPIIKATPASPAGATVSSLMPANPITTTAPASSASITVAPLTVTNTQAVAPVGSSIELAPVMNLDNLSDMKSGDVSSTVAMTTGGGMTSDISQASLPVTGSSPGSDTQAPFTGVINVFLGGKLVRQTVNTVIPLPDEIKTGLTQGVGGERVTLLNGSPLPSWLSYNSGTRTFKILNPPGETFHIKVRVQDQSRSWVVDIASNKSST